ttcagggaatggtgtcgtTCCGGTTGATCAAgatcatgatttttcatcaataagtcgttattttgttcggccacaagaagatatgaaattaatttagaatattatttaaaacctttctctcgatattgttgctacaagagcatattcgagacatgaaatatagaaaatgtattctctaacatatcaacatcaatatttttttctccgcataataataattttgaactaattttaaataatacgaAATTGTAATCatttactgatttaaaatcttgtagcctcaaatgTATCCACTTATAACGAGTTTTAGGAAAAATAACTGTCCTTTGATGATCAtacatttctttcaaattttttcacaagatatagagatcttttattataagatactctatttttaatccctcgtggagatgatgacgaagtaaaatcatagcttttgctttgtcctagttgaatgtcgtatttccttctttaattatttctctcaagttcatagcatccaagtgaatttcggcatcgagcacccatgataaataattattgccATTAATGTTAAAGATTGCAAATTCTAATGTTGTAAGGtttatcatggcaacactatcacaaaatattgtatttatattataaatttaatatgtactaaatatacaaaatagcatttaatttattaattataataaagagaaaaaaaaaatcgaccTATCTTTAGGACTTATCCTCAGCAATGGAAGTAACAGAAGCTCGTACTGAAACgtgttgtaaaattgaggagcacaatggaGCACAAACaacgaatatggagaaaatataatatatatatatatatataataaattaattatataaatattaatatactaataataataaaattataaatatatctaaacttataaataactaaaattataattttatggaaatagaaataatagaaatggaaaatatgattttatggaaataggaaatatatgaaaatttctttttattctcatgcataattttagACAAAGTGACGAGTAGGATGTGAATTTACATGGACAACCGGCATCAATTATTACAAAGAACAtgggtaataaaaaaaaatgacatttaTCACACTAAGTATTGATATTTATAATAgacatatttttcttttgattttaggCCTTTAGAAATCAGATTTCCAATTTCCACAAAGAACAGAGTATAGACGGCACGCAGCTTAACCCGCCTCTCCGACGGGAGAACTGAGGTACCGCCACCGCCAAATACACTATCAAAATTTCTGTATAATTCTCCCATTTTCCGGAGTTTTTTGCATTGCGAATCGCTTTCTTTCTCTGTTAATTTTCTTATATCCTTAGCCGATGCATCGAACTTCAACTTCCATTCTTCCCAAACTCTCACAGTCCTTCCTCACTTCATTCCCCAAATCAACCTTCTCTTCTGCTTCATCCTCAACATTTTTGCAATCAATTCCCCAATCCGAAACTAAATCAATCGTCGTCAACCCTCTCTACCATTTTCTTCCACAGAACCAAAACCCCTTCAATATCATCGATCTCATCTCTTCGCACCTTAAAACGGGCAACCCGCAGTTAGCTCTTCTTCAATCCGAAATTAAAGAGCTTCTTCCTCACTTGGGTCCTCGTGAAATCTCCAAGATTTTATTGAGGTGCCAATCTAATTTCGTCTCTGCTCTTGCTTTTTTCAATTGGGTTAAATATGATTTGGATCTTAGACTTAATTCTCACAATTATTGCCTAATTATCCATATTTTGGCTTGGTCTCGACAATTTCCTTTAGCGATGAAATTTTTGTCTGAATTGATTGAATTGTCTAAGGATGTCTCAAATAGGGAGGATGTTTTTCAGAATTTGGTATTGTGCACTGAGCACTGTAATTGGAACCCAGTTATCCTTGAGATGTTAATTAAGGCATATGTGaaattggatatgattcaagaAAGTTATTGGAGCTTTAAGAAGATGGTAAAATTGGGTTTTGTCCCAAGTGTGATTGCCTGTAATTGTATTCTAAATGGACTGGCGAAGATGAAGTATGATGAAAAATGTTGGGAGCTCTATGAAGAGATGGGGAGGATCGGAGTTCACTCCAATGCgtatacttttaatattttgacTTATGTTCTGTGCAGAGATGGTGATATGAATAAGATTAATGAGTTCTTGGAAAAGATGGAAGAAGAGGGCTTCAATCCTGACGTCGTGACTTACAATACTTTAATTGATAGTTATTGCAGAAGAGAGAGATTAGATTATGCATTTTACTTGTATAGGATAATGTATAGGAGGGGTGTGATGCCTGATCTTGTTTCCTATACTTCCTTGATGAAGGGTCTTTGTAGGTTAGGAAGGTTAAGAGAGGCCCATCAGCTATTTCATCGAATGATTGACCGAGGAATGGATCCAGACGTGGTGTCGTACAATACGTTAATTGGTGCATATTGCAAAGATGGAAGGCTGCAAGACGCAAGATCGTTGCTACATGATATGATCGGAATTGGAATTCACCCAGATAGTTTCACTTGTAGGATTTTGGTGGAAGGACATGGGAGAGAAGGTAGGTTGATCTCAGCTTTAAATTTGGTTGTAGAGCTTCAGAAACTTGGAGTCACTATTGCTTACAACATATATGAGTATCTTATCATCTCATTGTGTAGGGAAGATCGTCCATTCGCAGCTAAAAGTCTTCTTGAAAGAATTATTAAAGAAGGTTTTCAACCTGATTCTGATATCTACAATAAGCTGATTGAATCTTTCTGTAGAGGTAATAATGTGTCTGAGGCACTACTACTGAAATTGGAAATGATAAACAGGAATTTCAAACCTAGTATTGATGCATATAAGTCTCTTATATGCTGTATGTCTGAAATCAATAGAACTGTAGATGGTGAAGGTCTAATGGTGGAAATGGTTGAATTTGGAGTGCTTCCAGATCATGAAATATGCAGAGCATTGATAAATGGATACTGCAAAGAAGGCAATGCTGATAAAGCAGAATCTTTATTGGTCTCATTTGCCAAAGATTTTCAGTTCTTTGAATCTGAAAGTTTCAATGCATTGGTTAAAGTTTACCAGGATGTGGGTAATGAAACTAAGCTGATGGAGCTGCAAGATCGAATGTTAAAAGCAGGTTTTCTTCCAAATAGCTTAACGTGTCGATACATTATCCATGGACTATGGAAATCTGTGCGATTCAACAAGCAGAGAGTTCAAGCAGTAACAGTATAAATACATGTTTAGAATGACTTTCAAAGTAAATACTTCTGTTTCCCGCTCAGAAACATCTTTTTTAGCAGTTAGAAAATCATTCCAAACAGAACAAAGGTGATGCACCGTGGACAAGGTATCCTCATTCATTCTGTGCATACTCCTTTTGTGATTCTTGCATCATTTAGGTCATGTTTGCATGCGATTctgaaattgttaaaatcactatggaacatatttttaatgatttaaaactaaatttaaagtgtaaaattaaatattaaagttccattggataactattttgttttttgtttttgtttttgaaaattaagcatatggatactacttctacctctaaatttcttcttttgttatctacttttcaccaatggtttaaaaaatcaagtcatatTTTGAGAGCTAAAagaagtagctttcaaaaagttgtttttgtttttggaatttggcttaGAATTCgaccattgtatttaagaaaaatgcaaactaTTAtaggaaatatggatgaaatagacttaattttcaaaaacaaaaaacaaaatagttaccaaacgtggcttaaactaattgattttaagcatgacaaaagtaattttaacaaATAAGTAAGACAGGACGTGTATGTCAGAAACTTCCTTTGCTATGAGATCGTGGCATATTTTCATCATGGGTCACTCTGAGGCTAAATACAAGGTTAAAAAAACACTCAAACTGAGTGCTTTGAATTTGCTTTGTGCACGTCATTTTGATTGTAGCTTCTCACTGTTGATATCATAAATGAGAAGTATaactcaaaactcaaatataACTCAACTTTTTTGGTTTTACTTGTCTGATTATTTTGATTGCAGAGAACTTGGACATTTGTCTTCAGGTCTTCCATTTTGTTCCAAATGGAGGAAGCCAACAGCATTCTCCACAAAATTACTATGtaagaaaagtttaaagaaattTATAGTTAGGGTATGAGAGCCAGGTTTGGGGCTCTTTTCTGAATTTTGCCCTTTTATGAGGCTATGAACACCACAAAATAGACATTATTTGCTCTGTCCAAAGTGAAGTCCTTTAGTTAAATGAGGGAGTGAAGATCTTTAACAAGTTTTGGGCAGTGAAGTCCAAAGCTGAATGGCAATGCACCCAAGCAAAATTCTACTTTCCCTCGAGGGGCTGGTTGAATTGTTTTACCAAAGATTACTTGCCAAATTGGAAAAATCAGGTATATAGCACTAATTACTGTTTCGTAAATTCACCTTAAATTAGTTGAGATTGAATcgaactaatttaattttaaaaggtttttttccaaaaaaaatatatattcaataaaaaagaGGAAATTTTTGTTGAAGTCTGGGCCTTTGCCCAAAGCACATGACCCAACTCTCTACTTGGAACGGGCAGGCCAGatattaggggtgttcatgggttgggttgggttggattgaaagATATTTTAGACCCAACTCAATTGTTCagtttgtaaatttcttcaacccaaataacccttattaaaaaatgaacccagtccaatccaatccaatcatgaaatattttgattagattggttcgggttaatctggtcatttaaaattttgttctaaaaagaagcaaaacgtaaatatgtaaaagtctaatttaattattttcatatattgaattaagattaacaactcaattttaacttatatagtaaaaattttctacttttaagaattgttgaataataaattattaaaaaatattggaattaaataaaattaaaatcaatatatgtataaataattatgttataagtaataaaaaatatattttaaagttaataataaattggaGTTGGGTTAAGTTATATTAGGTGAAATCATGAATCAACCTATTCCATAAAATTtccatttatttgaacccaatctATACGAGTTGGGTTGAGTTAATCCTGAGGGTTGGACCAACCTCCAACCACTTTAATGCCACTCGTTTGGGTTACAAGCTTGCACTACTTACTTAGCCCGGCAAAGACAAAGGCACCATATTTATATGGTCTTAAATAACGATTTCATCGATGTGGGACAAAAGATTCTCACTCTTCCTTCAATTGATTCAATTTCAATCACCTATTCTGGTTCAAAACTACACATACAAACATAAATACAACAATTAATGGAAAGAAACACACATTCATATGAAAAAATACACAACCCAAACATTGATCTTAACCCATAACAAAGTTTACATACAACATTAAACCATTTTTTATTTAGTAAGCAGCAGAGACGAAAAATAGAAAACAgaggagaaaagaaataaacacGTCACACatgtttgtaattaatttaCGTTTGTTGTTCTGTTGTGGTTGATCTCCTTCCTTCTTGTGTTCTACTCTGAATTTCTTCTCCAACTGCTTTAATAGATTTAAGAACATGTTTTAAGACGGAATTAGAAGGATGGTCTAACCTACTGTGCCCCAAAGCAGTCTTATCCTTAATACCATGAGCTTGAAGACTAATCCATTTTAGGTGAATCAATGGAGAGAGGATCTAATCCATTTATGCGAACAAATTTTTGCTCGTAACAAATCGTATCAAAGTCATGCTCCTAACTTAACCATATTGGTAGAATCCTCAGGTGCTGAATAGAGATGTATCGGGGCCTTGAAAGTAGTGATGGTGTGATCCGTGGTTGAACCACCAATGGACTATATGAGTTTCTCTTGGAGTTCAACCACCAATGGAGGACTATCTGATGGAAGGTCATATGGTTCTTTGTTTGAGAGGAGGATCATTGGAAATGCGACCAAAATCTCACATTGGTTAAATAAGATGATGATCTTGGAGAGGTAAGATTTGCTCATGAGATGGGCATTGCAACTTGTATTAGATAAACAAACTAGAGAATTCGAATAATTGACATTTGAATTTGTGGAAGCAGCCATGACAACTAATTTTGCAGGAGGATTTCGTTCTTGATATGAATAGTTCATTCGTTGATAGCAATCAAGAGTACTATGCCTGAATTTCTGGCAAATTTGACCATGTAATTCGTTGTTTAGGTGATTTTGATCAGATGACTTCCAATTATGAACAATAGTTGTaatatgaaggaaaaaaaaaatattgagaatttgttcttttttatgATGTCTCTTAGAGTTATCAGTTAATGATGTAAATtttacttattattaagaaatacaaggataaatttttcttcttattaagTTATAGAATGACAAATTTGCATAGGGTCCTTTGTGTAGGGCCaaagaaataatattaaaaaagaaaaagaaaaagacaaggtaaaggaataataataataataaaaaaaagagtcTAGTGTTCAACACTTGACCATATATCGGTTGTAAGGTCGAGTTTTGAACATTTGGTGtacatcaattaaaaaaaaaaccgtaCAAGTCAAATCTCAAAATTAccatatttttcttattattttcgaaactacaatattttatcaattatttatAAACGTTacaatatttcatcaatttttccACAGGATGTGTATGTCAGAAATTTCCTGGATCTTTCATAATGGGTCACTCTAGGCTAAATACAaggtttaaaataatatataatatatattatatatatatatatataatatatataaacccTCAAACTGAGTGCTTTAAATTTGCTTTGGGCACTTGTCATTTTGATTGTAGCTTCACTGTTGACATCATAAATGAGAAATATGACTCAATAAAAGCCCAACTTTTTTGCTTTTATTTGTCTGAATATTTTGATTGCAGACAGCTTTGGACATTTGCCTAAATAGGCTTGCTTCCACTTTGTTCCAAATGGATGAAAGCCAACAAAAGAGCTATTGAAGCGTTCTCCTAACAAAATTACCAAAAGAGCTCTAGACCCGACTATGAAATACATACATAGATATAAATACGAGATACAGATATAATAGGATACAGCGATAcgtcaatttcttaaaaattaggATACTAATATATTGAAGAtacgttttcttttttttaaaacaaatataagattagataaatttaacatacaagttaatgacaatagtacaaaatacaatacaaacactgaaatgcAAGAAAACGGTGGGTTATAAACCCATCATTTTAACCTACCACTTTCTCTCCCTGTTTCACACCACTTTTTCTAGGCGTTTTAATTACTCTtcccattttttctctctcttcctctcACGTGTTTTTATTATTCACCTCTCTCTCTtctcatcttctctcttctttcgtTGTTTGGTTTGTCTTCTTTCATTTCGTCTCTTCTTCCTCCCTCTGACTCATATATGTTGTATTCTTCTCAGACTTCATTTTAtacttgcattttttttttttgaacaatGCGTTTCTCTTCTTCGGTTTTCTTTGTATAGCTATTTTTGTTAGATTTTGTAgatatgaacaattttttttatagatctAACTATTTTTTGGTAGATCTCACTTTTTTTAAGATATGAAATCTTTTCAAATACTTGGTTTCTAGCTTAGGATTTGTAGTTCTCGTTTGGATTCACTCATATTTTATTCGTCCTTGCATGCTTGAATTTTCGATTGTTAGTTGGCTTTGTACTTTGTCAGATGTGTTCTAATTTAGTTTCCCATCATTTGGAACATCTTGTTGGGTGGCATGTTTATAACTAGGGTTTACTCTTATAATTTGTTCTTCGTctcttatgattttttttccacttcTGGTATGTTATTACAACTAAATCCCTATTCtttttaatacaatataaatggaaaaaataataataaaccatCAAACTTgggctttttttttcttcgcCTCATGCGTTAATAATAGACCATGTGTCATTCCCTTGCctcttttttctaattttccatCCAACTTCGACGACCTAATTGATATAATGGACACGAACATACAAAAAACAGACCTCTTCCTTGCTTTACCGAAAGAAAAACGACTACGATATTACACATGCCTACTTGTCGACAACCCACTGAACTGACCACCTAATATTTCAAcctaaaaacatattttttttgtcaatttgtGTTTTAGAAAGGCCACATGTTCTGtcatttgatataatttttgtGATGATCAAAAGAATGTAACTATATTACATTATCACATTCTCACCAGGTAATTATTCTAGATACAATTTTAGTATGACATATAtgatccatattatataaacataaatgattaAGTTATTCAATGTTTATGTGTACAATATGttgttaattaattgaattatataacATACTACCAAATTCAACTATAATGTCAAACACCCGGAACACCCcaggtaactttttttttctcttttggtaTTATAAAATCTGATATAACGCTCATAATTTGGAATACTTTATTTCgagaaaataagaaattaaaaaatcaactaCGTGTCGTTGCCAAAGAAATTTCCAAGTTAatattatttgtaaaaataatattccttttttttttttttttttttgtggcaAATCAATCGaaataaaaatcacaataattcgTGTGCActtaatcaattattcattaagCAAAATGAGTTTCATCCACTCTAAATTAGCTACGTTGGTCCAGCtgaaaaaaataggaaaaaaaaagtggttGTCAGGCTGAGAACTATCCACAAGGTAACAATTGGGCAACCAGGAACCGGCCCGTTATCCTTCCACCGATGAGAGCGGGAGGTGACGCTGCTCTGTGAAACCAGCCTCACGCGGTTCCCTCCGTCTCTAGTGGCAATGTACCACGGGCTTTCGCCCAAAGCACATGGCCCAACTCTCTACTTGGAACGGGCGGACCAGGTAACGACCAGGATAAGACCCTACCTTGTGGGCTGGACCTGCCTCCAACCACTTTAATGCCCCCGTTTGGGTTACAAGCTCGCACTACTTAGCTCGGCGAACACCTATGAGTCGTTTGACAATTATAAAGAAGATAATACCTCATAATTTTATCGATGTGGGACAAGAGATTCAATTGACTCAGTTTCAATCGCCAATTCTTGTTCAAAACTACACTATACAAACATAAATACAACAATTAATGAAAACAAACACACATTCATATATAAAATACACGACCCATAAACATTGATCTTAAAcccaaaacaaaatttacaTCCAACATTAAACCATTTTTTATTTAACATGAAGCAGAGAAGAAACACACAAAACAGAggataaaagaaataaacacATTAAGACATGGTGTAATTACTTTAGGTTCGTTGTTCTGTTGTTGTTGATCTCCTTCCTTCTTGTGCTCTACTCTGAATTTCTTGTCCAACTTCTTTAGTTTTCTGTCCCACATACCCCGCCATATCCTGCATCCTTCTCTTCGCCATGTCCATCTGCTCCGGCACCGTCCCTGTCGCCCGCCTGATGTACCGGTACACCCACGACAGCGACGACAATGCCGTGAGCCCGAACACTCCCGATGTCAAGAATGCCGTAATTGCCAGGAGTATCGCCACTGCAGCTGGCACGATCACCGGGCTGAAGAGCAGGAACACGGGCGTCGACACGGCCAGACCGAAGAGCGTAGCAGCTAGTGTGAGGCCGGAGAGGCCAAGCAGGGTGCCGCCGACGGGGACGAGGGTGACGACGGCAATGATTTTCGAGGCGGAGGGGCCGCCGGTTTGATGTTGGTGTTCGACGTGGCGGCCCCCAGATAGTTTCCAAGTGGGATCTTGGAGATAGGAGCGTTGTTGGGGGTGGACTTGGAGCTGGCGAGGCGGCGAACGGTCACCCATGGTTTGGAAGAATATACGGCGGCGAGCGGTGGTCGGAGTTGGGAGGAAGTGAGAGAAAAGAGTGGGGGAAATGGGAGAGATATAAAGAGAAGTGGAGATGGGAAAGAAGGTGACACGTAGATGTGTGATTTGGAGGGTTGAGGGTTTGCATGAACTACAAGTTTCATTATGAGTTGTGTGTGTTTCAAtgcagagaaaaaaaaaaaaaaaagatcacaAATAAGATATGTAGGAGAGATTCTTTTGTTTAATGGTTCgaacaattttttaattttggctttTGCATAAACCACGAtgatgggtttttttttctagtttcaGAGGGCGAAGATTTTGGATCGAATGATGTAattgacataaaataaaaat
This DNA window, taken from Benincasa hispida cultivar B227 chromosome 6, ASM972705v1, whole genome shotgun sequence, encodes the following:
- the LOC120079927 gene encoding pentatricopeptide repeat-containing protein At5g40400, which gives rise to MHRTSTSILPKLSQSFLTSFPKSTFSSASSSTFLQSIPQSETKSIVVNPLYHFLPQNQNPFNIIDLISSHLKTGNPQLALLQSEIKELLPHLGPREISKILLRCQSNFVSALAFFNWVKYDLDLRLNSHNYCLIIHILAWSRQFPLAMKFLSELIELSKDVSNREDVFQNLVLCTEHCNWNPVILEMLIKAYVKLDMIQESYWSFKKMVKLGFVPSVIACNCILNGLAKMKYDEKCWELYEEMGRIGVHSNAYTFNILTYVLCRDGDMNKINEFLEKMEEEGFNPDVVTYNTLIDSYCRRERLDYAFYLYRIMYRRGVMPDLVSYTSLMKGLCRLGRLREAHQLFHRMIDRGMDPDVVSYNTLIGAYCKDGRLQDARSLLHDMIGIGIHPDSFTCRILVEGHGREGRLISALNLVVELQKLGVTIAYNIYEYLIISLCREDRPFAAKSLLERIIKEGFQPDSDIYNKLIESFCRGNNVSEALLLKLEMINRNFKPSIDAYKSLICCMSEINRTVDGEGLMVEMVEFGVLPDHEICRALINGYCKEGNADKAESLLVSFAKDFQFFESESFNALVKVYQDVGNETKLMELQDRMLKAGFLPNSLTCRYIIHGLWKSVRFNKQRVQAVTV
- the LOC120080414 gene encoding oleosin 18.2 kDa-like: MGDRSPPRQLQVHPQQRSYLQDPTWKLSGGRHVEHQHQTGGPSASKIIAVVTLVPVGGTLLGLSGLTLAATLFGLAVSTPVFLLFSPVIVPAAVAILLAITAFLTSGVFGLTALSSLSWVYRYIRRATGTVPEQMDMAKRRMQDMAGYVGQKTKEVGQEIQSRAQEGRRSTTTEQRT